From one Streptomyces mobaraensis genomic stretch:
- a CDS encoding formylglycine-generating enzyme family protein: MPALWWSSTPLADRGLPLTGLSLPEAVALAAALGGRIPTGAEREWMASGGCRRYPWGDQEPDDARANLRGSGPGCCTGVHRHPAGRTPHGLWDVAGNVWEWTTAPGRRDGIALLRGGSYNSLTQYAACTHANDVLPDLRSAAIGIRIVRDTPPPSNPCSIMTGGPR; encoded by the coding sequence GTGCCGGCCTTGTGGTGGTCCTCGACACCACTGGCCGACCGGGGCCTGCCCCTGACCGGGCTGTCACTGCCGGAGGCCGTCGCTCTCGCCGCTGCCCTGGGCGGCCGGATACCGACGGGGGCGGAAAGGGAGTGGATGGCCTCGGGCGGGTGCCGCCGGTACCCGTGGGGCGACCAGGAGCCGGATGACGCCCGCGCCAACCTGCGGGGAAGCGGGCCGGGTTGCTGTACCGGGGTGCACCGGCATCCGGCCGGACGTACCCCGCACGGCCTGTGGGACGTAGCCGGCAACGTCTGGGAGTGGACCACCGCCCCCGGTCGGCGCGACGGTATCGCGCTGTTACGGGGCGGTTCGTACAACTCCCTGACCCAGTACGCGGCCTGTACGCATGCCAACGACGTCCTGCCCGACCTGCGCTCTGCCGCCATCGGCATCCGCATCGTCCGCGATACCCCGCCCCCGTCCAACCCCTGCTCCATCATGACCGGAGGTCCCCGGTGA
- the folE gene encoding GTP cyclohydrolase I produces the protein MTSPEVLLPPARRVDTARVAELYRQLLVALGEDPGREGLRGTPERVAAWWQEFLDHDPGRTDTVFAQELTPDSEQMVVVGGLSAWSLCEHHLLPMRLRMTVGYRPDGHVLGLSKVARIVSAHAHRLQVQERLVDAVATEVATVAGVADVGVVADGEHLCMIMRGVREQQSRTISYSFRGCFDASLLGDRLLTLARYEAGR, from the coding sequence ATGACGAGTCCAGAAGTCCTGCTGCCTCCGGCCCGGCGGGTGGACACCGCACGGGTCGCCGAGCTGTACCGGCAGCTGTTGGTGGCTCTCGGTGAGGATCCCGGGCGTGAAGGACTGCGCGGGACGCCGGAGCGGGTGGCCGCGTGGTGGCAGGAGTTCCTCGACCACGACCCGGGCCGCACCGACACCGTCTTCGCCCAGGAACTGACGCCGGACAGCGAGCAGATGGTCGTGGTGGGCGGGCTGAGCGCGTGGAGTCTGTGCGAGCACCACCTGTTGCCCATGCGCCTGCGGATGACGGTCGGCTACCGGCCTGACGGGCACGTGCTGGGCCTGTCGAAGGTCGCCCGCATCGTCTCCGCACACGCGCACCGCCTGCAGGTCCAGGAACGGCTCGTGGACGCGGTCGCCACCGAGGTGGCCACCGTGGCGGGGGTCGCGGACGTGGGCGTGGTCGCCGATGGGGAGCACCTGTGCATGATCATGCGCGGGGTCCGCGAGCAGCAGTCCCGCACCATCAGCTACAGCTTCCGCGGGTGCTTCGACGCCTCCCTGCTCGGGGATCGCCTGCTGACCCTCGCACGCTACGAGGCCGGCCGATGA
- a CDS encoding WbqC family protein has protein sequence MDAPAVLVAHQPAYLPWPGYFSRLLDVDELVLLDHVQFSERGWQHRNQVRAPGRAGQVWLTVPVQRRSRQPINEVRLADSSWTCRHWRTLSHAYARAPYWPTYREQLASFYEASWERLLPLDAALTGFLLDVLGLRVRLVYSSNLRLTGTRTAMLMNLCERTGRQILRVGSGALAYLDLELLRANGVGLEVATYTHPPHGAARGTAPGLSVLDLVFHEGPAALDVLRAGARTERKVVVP, from the coding sequence ATGGACGCTCCCGCCGTGCTGGTGGCACACCAGCCTGCCTACCTGCCGTGGCCGGGCTATTTCTCCCGGCTGCTGGATGTCGACGAACTGGTGCTGCTCGATCACGTGCAGTTCTCCGAACGCGGTTGGCAGCACCGCAACCAGGTTCGTGCTCCGGGCCGGGCCGGGCAGGTGTGGCTGACGGTGCCGGTGCAGCGCCGGTCCCGCCAGCCCATCAACGAGGTGCGCCTGGCCGATTCTTCCTGGACGTGCCGGCACTGGCGCACGCTGTCCCACGCCTACGCCCGTGCCCCGTACTGGCCGACGTACCGTGAGCAGCTCGCCTCGTTCTACGAGGCGTCGTGGGAGCGCCTCCTTCCGCTGGACGCGGCGTTGACGGGGTTCCTGCTGGATGTCCTGGGGCTGCGGGTGCGGCTGGTGTATTCCAGCAACCTGCGGCTGACCGGCACCCGCACCGCCATGCTCATGAACCTGTGCGAGCGCACCGGGCGGCAGATCCTGCGGGTCGGGTCCGGTGCGCTCGCCTACCTGGATCTGGAGCTGTTGCGCGCCAACGGTGTCGGCCTGGAGGTCGCCACCTACACCCATCCGCCTCATGGCGCCGCCCGGGGGACGGCGCCGGGCCTGAGCGTGCTGGACCTGGTGTTCCACGAAGGTCCCGCTGCCCTGGACGTGCTCCGCGCCGGTGCGCGGACCGAGAGGAAGGTCGTGGTCCCATGA
- a CDS encoding PIG-L deacetylase family protein, translating into MTLGLTPGDRVLIVPPHPDDETLGAGGTIARLTSQGIEVHVLAVTCYPLPRWGQAASTEQRRQEFEAACDVLGVAGRAIAWADDERARHLEAHLSDLVRLIEGGSDLSLDALRPTALFMPAAGAVHQEHQLVHRACYAAARPSGTARHSPDIVLGFAGPEDYAWAHSPEQHPVVVDITESAAVKEKALECYRREMRDAAHPRSLERIWAIDAARAAALGTERAESFAAYRLAW; encoded by the coding sequence ATGACCCTCGGCCTCACGCCCGGTGACCGCGTCCTGATCGTGCCGCCCCACCCCGACGACGAGACCCTCGGAGCCGGCGGCACGATCGCCCGGCTCACCTCCCAGGGCATCGAAGTGCACGTCCTTGCCGTCACCTGCTACCCCCTGCCCCGTTGGGGACAGGCGGCCAGCACCGAGCAGCGCCGCCAGGAGTTCGAAGCGGCCTGCGACGTGCTCGGCGTAGCCGGCCGGGCCATCGCCTGGGCGGACGACGAACGTGCCCGCCACCTCGAAGCCCACCTGAGCGACCTCGTCCGCCTGATCGAGGGCGGATCCGACCTCTCGCTGGACGCCCTGCGGCCCACCGCTCTGTTCATGCCGGCCGCGGGGGCCGTCCACCAGGAGCACCAGCTGGTCCACCGGGCCTGCTACGCCGCCGCCCGGCCCAGTGGCACTGCGCGTCACAGCCCGGACATTGTCCTCGGCTTCGCCGGCCCCGAGGACTACGCCTGGGCCCACAGCCCCGAGCAGCACCCGGTCGTGGTGGACATCACCGAAAGCGCCGCGGTGAAGGAGAAGGCCCTGGAGTGCTACCGCCGGGAGATGCGGGACGCGGCTCACCCTCGCAGTCTCGAGAGGATCTGGGCCATCGACGCCGCCCGAGCGGCGGCCCTGGGCACGGAGCGGGCAGAGTCGTTCGCCGCGTACCGGCTGGCCTGGTGA
- a CDS encoding phosphoribosyltransferase, whose translation MTSTPRVFEGRRIWRLPEETFLNAARLIAEAEGPYRPQAVVGIARGGTRLAEVVAAHLEVDAIIVHARHNVDDACVLQATGQVRLDGEQPSVERFPRGARLLMVDDIAGSGATLRTVHRWLCARIQPAVLRSAVLCRNCGTGTAPDTWGWDVADWVRFPWEGPLNDVTEPLPVLTTLHHRQDQTARRPT comes from the coding sequence ATGACCTCCACCCCGCGCGTATTCGAAGGCCGCCGGATCTGGCGGCTGCCGGAGGAGACCTTCCTGAACGCCGCCCGGCTGATCGCCGAGGCGGAGGGACCGTACCGGCCGCAGGCGGTCGTCGGCATCGCCCGCGGAGGAACTCGCCTGGCCGAAGTGGTCGCCGCGCACCTGGAGGTGGACGCGATCATCGTGCACGCCCGGCACAACGTCGACGATGCCTGCGTGCTGCAGGCCACCGGCCAGGTACGCCTCGACGGCGAGCAGCCGTCGGTGGAGCGCTTCCCGCGTGGCGCCCGGTTGCTGATGGTGGACGACATCGCCGGATCCGGCGCCACCTTGCGCACCGTCCACCGCTGGCTGTGCGCCCGGATCCAGCCGGCGGTGCTGCGCAGTGCGGTGTTGTGCCGAAATTGCGGTACCGGCACGGCCCCCGACACCTGGGGGTGGGACGTGGCCGACTGGGTGCGTTTCCCCTGGGAGGGCCCGCTGAACGACGTCACCGAACCGCTCCCGGTCCTGACCACCCTCCACCACCGTCAGGACCAGACCGCACGTCGTCCGACCTGA
- a CDS encoding DUF6884 domain-containing protein → MAGEPCVGGLLIVGCSRRKIVTSRPVAALDLYQGWCIPLLRERLSPEAPQRRRVLILSAHYGLVRADELVSTYDRRMTTGRAGALRLPVRRAMAGHLASYPSREALVLVEERYLTAMGLPCVPVVHVIADPVTHFAAARRILDSWSWP, encoded by the coding sequence GTGGCCGGTGAGCCGTGCGTGGGCGGCCTGCTGATCGTGGGGTGCTCGCGCCGCAAGATCGTCACCTCTCGCCCGGTCGCCGCCCTCGACCTCTACCAGGGGTGGTGCATTCCCCTGCTCCGCGAGCGACTCTCGCCGGAGGCGCCGCAGCGCCGGCGCGTGCTGATCCTCTCCGCCCACTACGGTCTGGTGCGCGCCGACGAGCTGGTCTCCACCTACGACCGGCGGATGACCACGGGGCGGGCCGGCGCCCTGCGCCTTCCTGTGCGTCGAGCGATGGCCGGACATCTGGCGTCCTACCCGTCCCGGGAAGCGCTGGTGCTGGTGGAGGAGCGCTACCTGACCGCCATGGGCCTGCCGTGCGTTCCCGTCGTCCACGTCATCGCCGACCCGGTCACCCATTTCGCGGCAGCTCGTCGCATCCTCGACTCCTGGAGCTGGCCATGA
- a CDS encoding 7-carboxy-7-deazaguanine synthase QueE, producing the protein MAETFAGTVQGEGPSTGSPAAFVRLSRCNLTCLPWCDTPYTWDTSRFDLARESRRMSVADVLAWTLPQPEELVVITGGEPLLQQHAVILLAQALADSGKRVEIETNGTYLPSRKLIAAGAHFNVSPKLSNSTMPYARRIRPRALEAFAAAPHRAFKFVACEVGDLEEIDELVARHGLSPVWVMPQGTTAQAVIDGMRALAPEVVARGYRLSTRLHVLMWGDERGR; encoded by the coding sequence GTGGCAGAGACATTCGCCGGCACCGTGCAGGGGGAGGGTCCGAGCACCGGCTCGCCGGCCGCCTTCGTGCGGCTCAGCCGCTGCAATCTGACCTGCCTGCCGTGGTGCGACACCCCGTACACCTGGGACACCAGCCGCTTCGACCTCGCCCGGGAGTCCCGCCGGATGAGCGTGGCCGACGTCCTGGCGTGGACACTGCCGCAGCCGGAGGAGCTGGTGGTGATCACCGGTGGTGAGCCGCTGCTGCAGCAGCACGCCGTGATTCTCTTGGCACAAGCGCTGGCGGACAGCGGCAAGCGGGTGGAGATCGAGACGAACGGTACGTACCTGCCGTCGCGGAAGCTGATCGCGGCCGGGGCCCACTTCAACGTCTCCCCCAAGCTCTCCAACAGCACCATGCCCTACGCCCGGAGAATCCGGCCGCGGGCGCTGGAGGCGTTCGCTGCCGCCCCGCACCGGGCGTTCAAGTTCGTGGCCTGCGAAGTGGGTGATCTCGAGGAGATCGACGAACTGGTGGCCCGCCACGGCTTGAGTCCGGTGTGGGTGATGCCGCAGGGCACGACCGCCCAGGCCGTCATCGACGGAATGCGCGCCCTGGCCCCGGAGGTCGTGGCGCGCGGCTACCGGCTCTCGACTCGTCTGCACGTTCTGATGTGGGGGGACGAACGTGGCCGGTGA
- a CDS encoding 6-carboxytetrahydropterin synthase: MSRQDKQERYRIGKVFRFEAARSVPGRGALEGHSFSAEVVLAADALVAPGFVADFGELAPVRQYIDANLDHRLLDDAVGVPATNERIADRLYSWCREYLPPHVGERLEAVVVRTGRPPSEAATSVGFGASHRLGGLPEGHQCGRMHGHSYLVSPVPGGALPPQLHAYVSAQLAGQVLNDVVPFEPTSELLARHLFEQALAAGSPPLPGVRVSETPSSWAEYRAGRE; encoded by the coding sequence ATGAGCCGGCAGGATAAGCAGGAGCGCTACCGGATCGGGAAGGTCTTCCGCTTCGAGGCCGCACGCAGCGTCCCCGGCCGCGGCGCCTTGGAGGGGCACTCCTTCAGTGCCGAGGTCGTTCTTGCCGCTGACGCCCTCGTCGCGCCGGGGTTCGTCGCCGACTTCGGCGAGCTGGCACCGGTGCGGCAGTACATCGACGCCAACCTCGACCACCGGCTCCTGGACGATGCCGTCGGGGTGCCGGCCACGAACGAACGGATCGCCGACCGGCTCTACAGCTGGTGCAGGGAGTACCTGCCGCCGCACGTCGGTGAACGGCTTGAAGCGGTGGTCGTGCGCACGGGTCGCCCGCCGTCCGAGGCCGCCACCTCGGTGGGTTTCGGTGCCTCCCACCGCCTCGGCGGGCTGCCGGAGGGGCACCAATGTGGCCGCATGCACGGCCACTCCTACCTGGTCAGCCCCGTGCCCGGCGGCGCCCTGCCCCCGCAGCTCCACGCCTACGTCAGCGCGCAGCTGGCCGGCCAGGTCCTCAACGACGTCGTGCCGTTCGAGCCGACCTCGGAGCTGCTGGCCCGTCATTTGTTCGAGCAGGCCCTGGCCGCGGGCAGTCCGCCGCTGCCAGGAGTACGGGTGTCGGAGACGCCCTCGTCCTGGGCCGAATACCGGGCGGGCCGGGAATGA